In Clostridia bacterium, the DNA window CGCACCCAGGGGCTGGTGCTAGTAACCGGACCAACTGGCAGCGGCAAATCAACCACTCTGGCTGCTATGGTTGGATTAATTAACAGTGAACGTAGTTGCCACATCATTACTCTTGAGGATCCGATAGAGTATTTACACCAACACCAGATGAGTATTGTGAACCAGCGGGAAATCGGTACCGACTCTGAAAGCTTTGCTGAAGCCCTGCGAGCAGCGTTACGGCAAGACCCTGATGTAATCATGGTAGGAGAAATGCGGGATCTCGAGACCATAGCTACGGCCGTGACTGCAGCTGAGACCGGCCATTTAGTCCTAGCAACTCTTCACACAGCTAATGCTGCTCAGACAGTCGACCGGATCATCGACATCTTTCCGCCGCATCAGCAGCAACAGATCCGAGTTCAACTCGCCGATGTAATAGAAGGGGTCATAAGCCAGCAGCTTCTGGCCAGACGTGATCAACCTGGACGAGTAGCTGCGGTGGAGATTATGGTGGCAACTCCGGCTATCCGGAACATGATTCGGGAAGGAAAGAACTATCAGATCCTATCTGCTATCCAAACCGGCGCAAGATATGGAATGCAGACTATGGACATGGCTTTACGGGATCTTTACCGAAGGGGGATAATTGCGCTGGAGGACGCCGCTCCCCGCCTTCGAGATAGTAACTTAATTGAAGAAGC includes these proteins:
- a CDS encoding type IV pilus twitching motility protein PilT, whose translation is MVIAEVLKLAVEKRASDIHLTPGVPPVYRIDGQLVLERGFPQVLPSITERIAQEIIPANQIAKFYEHGEVDFAYSLPGVGRFRVNAYRQRGSVALAMRLVNSRIPTLSELGMPAIVSDLARRTQGLVLVTGPTGSGKSTTLAAMVGLINSERSCHIITLEDPIEYLHQHQMSIVNQREIGTDSESFAEALRAALRQDPDVIMVGEMRDLETIATAVTAAETGHLVLATLHTANAAQTVDRIIDIFPPHQQQQIRVQLADVIEGVISQQLLARRDQPGRVAAVEIMVATPAIRNMIREGKNYQILSAIQTGARYGMQTMDMALRDLYRRGIIALEDAAPRLRDSNLIEEAIR